In Leptodactylus fuscus isolate aLepFus1 chromosome 9, aLepFus1.hap2, whole genome shotgun sequence, the genomic window ATTGGATTTAGGCGTTTAGGCGAACTTAGGCGAATTTAGGCGTTTACCATTGCCACTGCTATATAAAATCAAGAACCTAGCCATGCAGTCTGTCGTCACAAAGACTGATGAAAGAATGGGTCACTGAATTCAAGCATGGTCCTGTAATGCCACCATTGCAAACATTTCATGAAATGTCTTCATTCTTAGATATTCCATGATCAACTGTGATCTAAGAGTTTAGGAACCACAGCAACCCAGCCTAGAAGTGGCAGACTATCTATGTGAAGTTATAGAGTGCTGAGACACATAGTGCAACAGTTGCTTCCAACTTTGTAGGAAACCTTTGTCTGTTCCAGCATTAATGTGCTCCAGTGCACAAAGCAAGAGTCTTTTAGACATGGTAGCGTGAGCTTGGCATACTAAGGCCCGTTCCGCATCTGCGTTGGGGCCATTCTGTTTGTCTATCTACATTAAAGATGTGGagagaaagtcctgcaagcagcacttttctctccgcattttcgcgtggaaaccacacagaccccattctagtctatggggtctgtgggtttccttaggttactgcttttttatgcagataggtttccgttcggggagtccccaagtggactacctAAACGCAGATGTGGGAAGGCCTAAAGTCCATGGATTTAAAATGGGATGTCATAAAACCTTCTGTAGTTGAAATCTGTAGGTGTATTAATATTTTTGCCCCTATAGTGCATGATTTACATATTTTTGCCATTGTCAACCATTTTACTACTGCTTTTACTCTGTATGGAACTTATTGTTACTGTTACTTTTCATTACATTAGAATATTACAGTTTTCCCTGCACAATAGCAGATGGATTTATAACAAAGtaaaaaatatgttttcttcctTTTAAGTAAACACAACATAATTCTGACTCACGTTCAAggaccaaataaaaaaaaaaatattgtagtaAGTTGAAAGGGTTAAGGGCGTTTCATTTACTGTATTTCAATTCCAAAATATTTGTTTGTTGTCACTGAATGAGATCATTAACATTATAGGTTATATTTAGAAGCAGCAGATTCATAAATACTTAATTATTCTCCCAATTGGGAAGTGAATATCATTCAATCCAGTGTGGGCCTTGAATATACAAATGAAGACTAATTAATGATACAGTAATTTATAGTGTTATTATACCGTACATAGTGTCGTTTAGGGTCACACAGCATGTTCTAACCGTTATCTTATTTTTATACTCCTGTAATATCAGTAAACAGATGTTTTCTATTTCTGCCGAACAAATTGCTACTATGAAGCTCTATGAATAAGGAAGAGAACATGTCTACTGTATTGCAAGCATCCAAATAGGAACACACTGCTCTGGAAAACCTTGTTGTCTTTCCTCTGCAATGACTGACATTCCAGTCTTCTCAATAATGCCCTTTAATATATGAATGTCTCTGATAATACTGCTGTCCATGGGATCGATTCTGCAACCTTCCCTTCCTACATTATCTTTCAGGATGATAATTCCATTTTCTTTTAAACCATTTTTGCAGCGTAGCAGGAACTGTGCGAGATCCTTGTCTGTCAAGTgaactttaaagaaaaaaaaaagatacagaaGAAACACATTAATGAGCAGCATTTCACTAAAGTTAGTTTATAGTGAATAAGCCCCCCCTACAGGGAGAGCATCTAACAGTAGGTACATAACACCGTTCGGgattccgttcttcaggtccgtttggggacctgaaaaacagaaaccgtgTCCGCTTATAAAGATTAATAATGGggtctgcttgcaggactttccgcATTTTTCAAATGGAATAGGGAATGAGCACTAGCGTGAACCTAGCTTTAAAAGAAGAGAATATCACTGAATAAAGGAGTGCTAAAATGTATCTTTTACTAATATAATTTAAAATAGGTAATATATGAACTATATcattctgttacaatgtatcagcgtcaGTGAGAAGGATACAATGTAGCCAGATTACGAGGGTTGTCAATATTCCAATAGGGTCTCATGTATTATATCTATTGGAGTAATGACATTCCTCCCCACTAGCAAATGCAAAGACACTATTaaatgtccaaaagaacactgagcagtctccagtagcgtaactaaaggcttaaagggatcctttctttcaaaaacatttttttctaactaacatgtcggaatagccttaagaaggctacttgtctcctaccttttgtggtcttctccacgccgccatttgcttgaaattccgttttttctcggtatgtaaatgagttctctcgcagcaccgggggcgggccccagcactcaaacagcactggggggcggccccaatgctgcgagagaactctccagagccgcctccatttacttctggaacgaggtcttcactgcatcttcttctggcggtagcttctaacttctaggcctcgggcctagggcaagctgactgcgtatgcctgccggccacgagaaaatggccacttccaatactgtgtaagtggccatttttcttatgcttctttcttaaggctattccgacgtgttagttagaaaaaaatatctttgaaagatagtatccctttaaaggaattctatcatttaaaaaaaaaaaaacatttttaaacaaaattttgctgtattggACCCCAAAAGTTGTGATGTATCCCTGTGCTACGCCTGCATCACAGGtccctcactataatcttgcGCATGTGTGAAGTGCTCCATGACCGTATCATTTCTCATTCAGTACTGTGCATGAATTGGCTATGGAGCTATTGGGGCATGCACAGTACTAAAGAGGATGACAATATAGGGAAAATACTCAGTAATGTATTGTACTGGTTGGCAGGTAGTCAGCACATAtgcaagatttaaaggggttggccactttcagaccaatatttacaaataaatgtacaataaaaagttataaaattttccaatatactttctgtatcaattcttcgcagttttcaaaattttggcttgctgtcattcgttctgttacttctagaggataaaactatgaccatggtcatgtgatttacggtccattgtcatgtgatgtacacacaggtgtacagcggattaccaggcagctgtctgaatattgtgctgtgactgtaacaagtggCACCTGTGGCACCTGTGTCCTcaggaagtaacagaatgaatgacagcaagctgaaatctagaaaaccgtgaggagttgatacagaaagtatactggaaaattgtacatctctttattgtacatttgtttgtcaatattggtctgaaagtggacaacccctttaaataaaggagCTGTGATGTAGGCTATTAACAGGAAGTTAACCATTTCCTCTGGTGGGTCCCTATGCACATCAGTCCAATGCTGGATGTGCATTTACTCCCCACAAAGGGACCGTTTTTGGTGTTGTTTTCATTTGAAGGCtacttcttctccacttttcaaccAGTCACATTGATAcaatttttcttcaaaataaCAAACCTAAGTATATTAGAACCAAACCACTTAAACacgaaactaaacaaatcttcagaggttctccaccctggatagcccctttaattttatttGAAGGTCTGAAACAAGTGTGAAAAGATTAAACCACTTTATatccattatattgtatatagagtttGTACCAACCTGACACCCACTGCATCCAGATTACATCATACTTCCTAGCAGGTGGTGTGAAGTCTTGCAGACAGTAGCAATATAGAGTTTCCACCCGATCAGCTACCTCTTCTAAATAGTTTTGGGCTTCCTCTAAAAAGGGCTCTGTCATATCCACCAGctcaatattattaaaaaaatgtaagagGACATGTTTGCTCACTCTTCCGATTCCTGAACCACAATCAAGTGCAAAGTCAGTCCCAGCTTTTCCTGGACCCTACATGGAAATAAAAATGTTGAGTATATTTTACAACTTGGCAGTAAATTGTATTCATatgacctttaaccccttagtgaccaaacCTTTTTTCTATTCTTCCGTTTTCACATACCAAGAGatataactttttaatttcttGCAAAAAgtgtgaggacttgtttttttgcaCGACAAATTGTAAAGTTTAATAGTACTATTTTGTGATTTTGGTAATGGCTTGAATAACTTGCTATATCTCTTCACTGGGTCTATATGATTACATCGGTAACAATTTGTATACTTTAAATCAATGTTTGTAATTTGTTTCACAACTTTTGCAAAGTAAAATTCCTTTCTAGTaaccttttttgtttttacaaacaTAAAtgcatgagggcttatttttgcagGAAGACATGATGTTTTTATTGATGGCATTTTGGGGAATATAAATACTTGTGAAATATAAAGTACTTTAATTGTTTTTTCTATAgttctaatattttttttcagtggCCAGCTGACAAAAAAGTGGCaattctggtaaaaaaaaaaaaaaatgttcttattTTATGCTGTTCACAGATTGTGGAAAATTACATTACAGTTGTATTGCTCAGGTAATTATGGATGCAGTAATACTCAATATGTATGTTatgttttaattaattttttttttgtatttacaaAACATTTTGGGAACATTTTGGGCAGACCATGAAGTCAAACAGGGGTGCTGACGCCTAGTTGAGAGCCCCCATTCCCCAGACAATAAATGCACAGACAGATGGTCAGGACTGGTTAGGAAGGTAAATCAGGGACAGGATGCTTTCtctcttccctccccctccctttctctggctgtcctctgcccaccaatgagagggctgaggagagcccaggaggcggggcttatctctGCCGagctgcacacaagagaagaagaagaagctgctccaggaaaatgaaactaaagctatacaggtacatactggggttactatacttattaatatcaggcatttggggtgattactttctttttagtaactccatgtgcctcacattaatagcagttaacccttatcatgtccctcacattaacccctgtgtgcctcaccataagaattactaatatgtgagacatatgggggtaatagtaatgaagatactttattattacctccatgtctctcacatatcagtaactcttatgtgaggcacacaggggttaatgtgagggacatgatggggttaactgctattaatatgaggcacatggacttactaaattgtaatgcacatgaccagattttttatccacaaatgatcttggtatagcggtcagcgggtgacgtgacattatttagtcctgtagggaccactatgggacataatactgtgttcaggggccactattgggtataatacggtgtgcagggacctctatgggacataatactgtgtgcaggggccactatgggacataatactgtgtgcaggggccactattggtcataatagagcgcgcaggaatgcgtaggagggactcggtcgagatcttcagtgtcgggggggccccatgtcaaaagttcgccacggggctccgccattcctagttacgccactgtacagaacatataacaacatcacagcgGGGTCCTGACATTGAGTGATTAAACCATCCAGTAGCAGTTTCTGATtatagttatacagtatatgattgtAGTTGAGGAGATAAATACCATCTCCTCTAAGTGACATACGACAAGTGGGTGTTGAATTAAAAGCCAAACTATTAATTCTCTCAACCTCTACAGTAAAAATAGATTACTGTTGGTCTGGCAGATGCCTGCATATATCATATTTAGTTTATTAGGCTAGCGGCTTCCATATTTCTTCTGCTACATGTTGCTTCAAGTGATCTGTCATCCACTATCAGCCGATCGATATACTGAGGTGATGAGGTAAAGGTTCATCCGAGGAAGCTTAATAGTAAAAGGTCAGCAGGGCTTGATGGCCTTAGCCCAAAACTCTTGAAATTCTGCTGTGATGAGTTAAGCAGAGTGTTGACATCACTTTTTAATCGTAGGCACAGGAGGTGCCTAT contains:
- the NTMT2 gene encoding N-terminal Xaa-Pro-Lys N-methyltransferase 2 — translated: MEYLGAHLAFKSRWHKTDEELCRHSMSFVLHKAIRTDFFESYLYLLEKYPLVKLFALTSEVIDGEMQFYARARNFYRDVPATEEGMMGDFSDLSNTDIESSREFLRKFIGGPGKAGTDFALDCGSGIGRVSKHVLLHFFNNIELVDMTEPFLEEAQNYLEEVADRVETLYCYCLQDFTPPARKYDVIWMQWVSVHLTDKDLAQFLLRCKNGLKENGIIILKDNVGREGCRIDPMDSSIIRDIHILKGIIEKTGMSVIAEERQQGFPEQCVPIWMLAIQ